The Paenibacillus macerans genome includes a window with the following:
- a CDS encoding sugar phosphate isomerase/epimerase family protein, with protein sequence MKKGINIWSFREGTTIAESARLAKAAGFEGIELSLNEEGELGLQITEKEAVQIRRQVEDAGLEICGLATGLYWSYSMTSEQVSVRSKASDICKKQLELAAALGVDAILVIPGAVGVDFIPGSEVVPYDTAYDRALEAIGKLAGEAEKAGVSIGIENVWNKFLLSPLEMRGFLDAVGSPYVGSYLDIGNVLYAGYPEHWVRILGPRIKKVHFKDYRREAGGLHGFVDLLAGNVDYPSVVAALREVGYTNYVTAEMIPHYEHYSEQIIFNTSAAMDAILGRKEAY encoded by the coding sequence ATGAAGAAGGGAATTAACATCTGGTCGTTCCGCGAAGGGACAACCATTGCGGAAAGCGCGCGCCTGGCGAAGGCGGCCGGCTTTGAAGGGATTGAACTGTCCTTGAATGAGGAAGGCGAGCTTGGGCTGCAGATTACGGAAAAAGAGGCTGTCCAAATCCGCCGGCAGGTGGAGGACGCAGGTTTGGAAATATGCGGCCTGGCTACCGGCTTGTATTGGTCTTATTCCATGACCAGCGAGCAGGTGTCAGTCCGTAGCAAGGCGTCCGATATCTGCAAAAAGCAGTTGGAGCTGGCGGCGGCGCTTGGAGTTGACGCGATTCTGGTGATTCCAGGGGCGGTCGGCGTGGATTTCATTCCCGGCTCCGAGGTGGTGCCTTACGACACAGCTTACGACCGTGCTTTGGAAGCGATCGGCAAGCTGGCGGGGGAAGCGGAGAAGGCCGGCGTCTCCATCGGCATCGAAAATGTGTGGAACAAATTCCTGTTGTCGCCGCTGGAAATGCGCGGTTTTCTTGACGCCGTGGGCTCGCCTTATGTCGGTTCCTATTTGGACATCGGCAATGTTCTGTACGCGGGTTATCCGGAGCATTGGGTTCGCATCCTGGGGCCGCGCATCAAAAAGGTGCACTTCAAGGATTACCGCCGCGAAGCCGGCGGGCTGCATGGATTTGTGGACCTCTTGGCGGGCAATGTAGATTACCCCTCCGTTGTGGCCGCGCTGCGCGAGGTTGGCTACACCAATTACGTCACGGCCGAAATGATCCCGCATTATGAACATTATTCCGAACAGATCATTTTCAATACTTCGGCGGCTATGGATGCCATTTTGGGACGAAAAGAGGCTTATTAA
- a CDS encoding carbohydrate ABC transporter permease: MKSIRLNRVIITALMGIAGIFFILPFLWMLSASFKPELEVMTYPIQWIPSTWKIVENYSQVWLGSIPFALYYLNSIEVTLLTTALSLIISAMAAYGFSKVNFKGRDVVFMLVLATYMIPHQAILVPQFIMFRWLGLFDNHLGLVLLGGSGVLGTFLLRQFFMGVHNEIIESARIDGANHWRIFFRIGLPLVKPALATYMILRFIWTWNDYQNPLIFLRTDSLFTLQLGIRKFADFNGEFYSLMMAGAVSAILPLLIIFIAGQKQVIEGVASGSVKG, translated from the coding sequence ATGAAATCCATACGTCTAAACCGGGTCATCATCACGGCGCTTATGGGCATCGCGGGAATCTTCTTTATCCTGCCGTTCCTGTGGATGTTGTCGGCATCGTTCAAGCCGGAGCTTGAGGTGATGACTTATCCGATTCAGTGGATCCCGAGCACGTGGAAAATCGTTGAAAACTACAGCCAGGTCTGGCTTGGAAGCATCCCGTTCGCGCTTTATTACCTGAACAGCATCGAAGTGACCTTGCTGACGACCGCATTGTCTTTGATCATTTCCGCCATGGCAGCCTACGGATTCTCCAAGGTTAATTTCAAAGGACGGGACGTGGTGTTTATGCTGGTGCTGGCCACGTACATGATTCCGCATCAAGCCATTCTCGTACCGCAATTTATCATGTTTCGCTGGCTTGGGTTGTTCGACAATCACCTTGGCCTTGTGCTGTTGGGCGGCTCGGGGGTGCTGGGGACGTTTTTGCTGCGGCAGTTTTTCATGGGGGTTCATAACGAAATTATCGAATCGGCAAGGATCGACGGAGCGAATCACTGGCGAATCTTTTTCCGGATCGGGTTGCCGCTGGTCAAACCTGCGCTTGCGACTTATATGATTCTCCGTTTCATTTGGACTTGGAACGACTATCAGAACCCGCTTATCTTCCTGCGTACCGATTCGTTGTTTACACTGCAGCTTGGCATCCGTAAATTTGCCGATTTTAACGGCGAATTTTATTCGCTTATGATGGCGGGCGCCGTGTCCGCAATCTTGCCGTTGTTGATCATCTTCATCGCAGGCCAGAAGCAAGTCATTGAAGGGGTGGCCTCGGGAAGTGTCAAAGGATAA
- a CDS encoding ABC transporter substrate-binding protein: MLKRKWTRFIAASAILALVVSGCASGSGESQKQGAGSNGGAPENGTVTIKLHTWYPKKTDNWDVAIAEFEKKYPNIKVEFVSAEDNNSNEYYKKLDLAAASGEDLDVMMFGNMNYLSQRMELGMLEPIDGYLEKEGVVLADEYTVDTGIAGKTYGLPGKSVLPMVFINENHLKEAGLELPKDWTWEEYMQYAKAMTKTDGGKTRYGTYFHSWATQAYFIQNMNQAVGANLTTEDGTKANVDTPNVRKSLELRLQGEKEGIVTPYAEVVSQKLNYRPQYFNQETSMITMGSFLVPEAGGTEQVPATFKTVFAPLPKVNKEDSISGNVSGDVLGIYSKSKHKEEAYTFIRWYTTEGITLQGKYFPSWKKANMNEVIDRIIAGTKTPEMIDKDSLLYVLENTKQSTAAVAVPFHAELEKVFVEEFDAMMLSAQDLDTTVKNAQERIQKIIDSK, from the coding sequence ATGTTGAAAAGAAAATGGACTCGTTTTATCGCCGCGTCGGCAATCCTTGCGCTCGTCGTTTCGGGATGTGCTTCCGGTTCGGGAGAAAGTCAGAAGCAGGGGGCCGGTTCGAACGGCGGCGCGCCGGAGAACGGTACGGTAACCATCAAACTGCATACCTGGTACCCGAAGAAAACCGACAATTGGGATGTTGCCATCGCGGAATTTGAAAAAAAATATCCGAATATTAAAGTGGAGTTCGTTTCCGCGGAAGACAACAATTCCAACGAATATTACAAGAAGCTTGATCTGGCGGCCGCCTCCGGGGAGGATCTGGACGTGATGATGTTCGGCAACATGAACTACCTCAGCCAGCGCATGGAGCTCGGCATGCTGGAGCCGATCGACGGCTATTTGGAGAAGGAAGGCGTCGTGCTTGCGGACGAGTATACGGTAGATACCGGAATCGCGGGAAAAACGTACGGGTTGCCGGGCAAATCCGTCCTGCCGATGGTGTTCATCAATGAAAACCACCTCAAAGAGGCGGGGCTTGAGCTGCCGAAGGACTGGACGTGGGAGGAGTATATGCAGTATGCCAAGGCGATGACGAAAACCGATGGCGGCAAAACAAGATACGGAACTTATTTTCATAGTTGGGCCACGCAGGCGTACTTTATTCAAAATATGAATCAAGCTGTCGGCGCAAACCTAACCACAGAGGATGGAACAAAAGCGAACGTGGATACGCCGAACGTTCGCAAGTCGTTGGAGCTCCGGCTGCAAGGGGAGAAGGAGGGCATCGTGACGCCGTATGCCGAAGTCGTCAGCCAGAAATTGAACTATCGTCCGCAATATTTTAATCAAGAAACCAGTATGATTACGATGGGCTCGTTCCTGGTTCCGGAAGCCGGGGGGACGGAACAAGTGCCGGCCACGTTCAAAACGGTATTCGCTCCCCTTCCAAAAGTGAACAAGGAAGATTCGATTTCGGGCAATGTCAGCGGCGATGTGTTGGGGATCTACAGCAAATCGAAACACAAGGAGGAAGCGTACACGTTCATCCGCTGGTACACGACGGAGGGAATTACGCTGCAAGGGAAATACTTCCCTTCCTGGAAGAAAGCAAATATGAACGAAGTCATCGATCGTATTATTGCCGGCACAAAAACCCCGGAAATGATCGACAAGGATTCCTTGCTCTACGTTCTTGAAAATACGAAGCAATCGACGGCGGCGGTCGCGGTGCCGTTCCATGCGGAACTGGAAAAAGTGTTTGTGGAAGAATTCGACGCGATGATGCTGTCGGCCCAGGACCTGGATACGACCGTTAAAAACGCCCAGGAACGCATTCAGAAAATCATTGATTCCAAATAG
- a CDS encoding Gfo/Idh/MocA family protein: MLKIGLVGFGFMGRMHFDNYVRLMAEGEPIELAAICDLRIDELKDSKANGNMSTGQEIYDLSSYRLYDHVEKMLAAEQLDMIDLAVPTYLHAEMACSLLERGYHVFCEKPMARYSADARQMAETAKKHGRKLMIGQCLRFWPGYVYLKEVIEDQRFGQPTAGYFYRGSGAPKNWFLTEQLSGAALLDMHIHDADMIQWLFGPPEKVSTIGRNVIPGSGYDIASTHYAYPDGKVINAQVDWTLEGDFGFYMGYRVNFERGNIVFDGSSVTVNPNDQPGFKPELPADDGYYRELKHFIAAIIHDQPLVICTPESAAASVALVEAEEKSANAGGAWVSVDVMG; this comes from the coding sequence ATGCTGAAAATTGGTCTTGTCGGCTTCGGCTTTATGGGCCGGATGCATTTTGACAATTATGTTCGTCTGATGGCCGAAGGGGAGCCGATTGAGCTTGCGGCGATTTGCGATCTGAGGATCGATGAATTGAAGGACAGCAAAGCGAACGGCAACATGTCGACGGGACAGGAGATTTATGATCTGTCTTCCTACCGGCTGTATGATCATGTGGAGAAAATGCTTGCCGCAGAGCAGCTCGATATGATCGATCTGGCCGTTCCCACCTACCTGCATGCGGAGATGGCTTGCTCGCTTCTGGAACGCGGGTACCATGTATTCTGCGAAAAGCCGATGGCCCGCTATTCCGCCGATGCCCGCCAAATGGCGGAAACCGCCAAGAAGCACGGCCGCAAGCTGATGATCGGACAGTGCCTGCGCTTTTGGCCGGGTTACGTATACCTGAAAGAAGTGATTGAGGACCAACGTTTTGGCCAGCCGACGGCCGGATATTTCTACCGCGGCTCGGGAGCGCCGAAAAATTGGTTTCTCACCGAGCAATTAAGCGGTGCGGCTCTGCTGGATATGCATATTCACGATGCCGATATGATCCAGTGGCTGTTTGGACCCCCGGAGAAAGTGTCGACCATCGGGCGCAATGTCATCCCGGGCAGCGGCTACGATATCGCGTCCACCCATTACGCCTACCCGGACGGCAAGGTGATCAACGCCCAGGTTGACTGGACGCTGGAGGGAGATTTCGGTTTTTACATGGGCTACCGGGTCAACTTTGAACGGGGGAACATCGTATTCGACGGCAGCTCCGTAACCGTAAATCCCAATGACCAGCCGGGCTTTAAGCCGGAACTGCCCGCGGATGACGGCTATTACCGGGAGTTGAAGCATTTCATCGCGGCGATTATCCACGATCAACCGCTCGTCATTTGCACGCCGGAAAGCGCCGCCGCCTCGGTCGCGCTGGTCGAAGCGGAAGAGAAGTCGGCCAATGCTGGTGGGGCTTGGGTAAGCGTTGATGTAATGGGGTAA
- a CDS encoding sensor histidine kinase: MLQAQVHPHFLFNVLSSIRLKLLMKGDEETALVVGSLSSLLRASLSKQDEFALLYAEIETAKQYTDLMKFTTRFPIETRWEIHADPFAVTVPRFILQPIIENAYKHGFSRSGGMISVKAQSAGSSLKITVEDNGQGMTPETLEALKKRLNFQKRELIEQMALGEEIPSAGIGLFNVYSRLKLLYGDRFDMDIQSERGRGTSVELLLPVEKT; this comes from the coding sequence ATGCTGCAGGCGCAAGTTCATCCGCATTTTCTATTTAACGTCCTGAGCTCGATCCGCTTGAAATTGCTGATGAAAGGCGATGAAGAAACCGCCCTCGTCGTCGGTTCGCTGTCCTCGTTGCTGCGGGCAAGCCTTTCCAAGCAGGATGAATTCGCCCTTCTCTACGCCGAAATCGAAACGGCCAAGCAATATACGGACTTAATGAAATTTACCACAAGATTTCCAATCGAGACCCGTTGGGAAATTCATGCCGACCCGTTTGCCGTTACCGTTCCGCGTTTTATCTTGCAGCCGATTATCGAGAACGCTTACAAACATGGATTTTCCCGGAGCGGCGGGATGATCTCGGTCAAGGCGCAGAGCGCCGGTTCCTCCTTAAAAATAACGGTTGAAGATAACGGCCAGGGCATGACTCCAGAAACGCTTGAAGCATTAAAAAAGCGGCTGAACTTCCAAAAGCGGGAGCTGATTGAGCAAATGGCCCTAGGAGAAGAAATCCCGTCCGCCGGAATCGGACTGTTTAACGTTTACAGCCGCTTGAAATTGCTGTACGGGGATCGGTTCGATATGGACATTCAAAGCGAACGGGGCCGGGGCACCAGCGTGGAGCTGCTGTTGCCGGTCGAGAAAACGTAA
- a CDS encoding HAMP domain-containing protein — protein sequence MGIRLNFKHVSLRKKLILTSIACLVLPALGMLYTTGVYSKIIIREHTLGKARQSLMIVQSQVESILEEMVSISNFVQFDPEIKTLLEEAKESPVAARQLTTRLEQIAGEKRDLRLTLLTRDGRAYSDYSFYDFEPQLFFREDWFSRAEHLTAYETLFLGGLENYLPPLYPEQKYVYMTARALTETVNKPPFAYLMVSRTENTIRELFAGMEEDVFLLDENNRIISNRNPDLIGSRFESVLPREVPASPEIIQAGGENQLFLSLPLRFSGWKLVSVAPYEQLTGKLNGMYRTMLILQAMFAIGFLLALTYLLRRFTRPVLALGEAAKKVESGDLSVRSNIRGPDEIGRLGRSFDFMLESHRANPDASEDGAGIKASSGNGDAAGASSSAFSI from the coding sequence ATGGGAATAAGGCTGAACTTCAAGCATGTGTCCCTGCGGAAAAAACTGATTCTTACTTCAATCGCCTGCCTTGTACTGCCTGCGCTCGGCATGCTTTACACGACCGGCGTTTATTCCAAAATCATTATTCGCGAGCATACGCTGGGAAAAGCGAGGCAATCGCTTATGATTGTACAGTCTCAAGTGGAATCGATATTGGAAGAAATGGTTTCCATATCGAATTTCGTGCAATTTGATCCGGAAATTAAAACGTTATTGGAAGAGGCGAAAGAAAGTCCGGTCGCCGCGCGGCAGCTGACGACCCGGTTGGAGCAAATCGCCGGCGAGAAGCGGGACCTGCGCCTGACTTTACTGACGAGGGACGGCCGGGCCTATTCCGATTACTCGTTCTATGACTTTGAGCCGCAGCTTTTTTTCCGGGAGGACTGGTTTTCAAGGGCGGAGCACCTGACGGCTTACGAGACGTTGTTTTTAGGCGGACTCGAAAACTACCTGCCTCCGCTGTATCCTGAACAGAAGTACGTGTATATGACCGCACGGGCCTTGACCGAGACCGTAAATAAACCGCCGTTTGCCTATCTCATGGTCAGCCGTACGGAAAACACCATCCGTGAGCTTTTTGCCGGTATGGAGGAGGACGTGTTCCTGCTGGACGAAAACAACCGGATCATCTCAAATCGGAATCCCGATTTGATCGGAAGCCGGTTTGAGAGCGTACTGCCGCGGGAGGTGCCCGCTTCGCCGGAGATCATTCAAGCAGGCGGAGAAAATCAATTGTTTCTTTCGCTCCCGCTGCGTTTTTCGGGATGGAAGCTCGTGAGCGTGGCTCCTTACGAGCAGCTTACGGGAAAATTAAACGGAATGTATCGAACGATGTTAATACTGCAAGCCATGTTCGCGATCGGCTTTTTGCTCGCCCTAACCTATTTGTTGCGGCGCTTCACCAGGCCGGTGCTGGCGCTCGGGGAAGCGGCGAAGAAAGTGGAGTCCGGGGATTTGAGCGTGCGTTCCAACATTCGCGGCCCCGATGAAATCGGCCGGCTTGGCCGTTCGTTCGACTTTATGCTCGAATCGCATCGAGCAAATCCTGACGCAAGTGAAGATGGAGCAGGAATTAAAGCGTCAAGCGGAAATGGCGATGCTGCAGGCGCAAGTTCATCCGCATTTTCTATTTAA
- a CDS encoding helix-turn-helix transcriptional regulator: protein MSENRPLSVKTRTAPFTAWSPNIHYAQFQTLPPCRFPVRRLYDFELLYVCHGEMATTMNGQRYLLSAGQLIFLPCGVYHQNEIVSVPEAKLMGIHFDFFSDVTIQKEEDLLIPEEGMVWDKLAAEAVTGTDRGLAFSADPVYSPSVECVQAMEQLIHEFARRSLGFELVCKGLMLEILAHLLRSQMARRIAGVSEHGERIKRLAERIDAAPAEDWSGRRIAAELQMSVDHAAKLFRQIIGVPPGEFLRTVRHREACRLLRDTDWTIEEVGAQVGYSDIHYFSRLFNANEGISPRAYRKLSRIL from the coding sequence GTGAGTGAAAATCGCCCTTTATCCGTAAAAACGCGCACCGCCCCCTTCACGGCCTGGTCGCCCAACATTCATTACGCTCAATTTCAAACCCTCCCCCCATGCCGGTTTCCCGTAAGGAGGCTGTACGATTTCGAGCTGCTGTACGTCTGCCATGGCGAAATGGCCACGACCATGAACGGGCAGCGCTATTTGCTTTCGGCCGGGCAGCTCATTTTCCTGCCGTGCGGGGTCTACCATCAAAACGAAATTGTTTCCGTGCCTGAAGCCAAGCTGATGGGCATTCACTTTGATTTTTTCAGCGATGTGACGATTCAAAAGGAGGAGGATCTGCTGATCCCCGAGGAAGGAATGGTATGGGACAAGCTCGCCGCCGAGGCCGTGACGGGAACGGATCGAGGGCTGGCCTTTTCCGCGGATCCCGTCTATTCGCCGTCTGTGGAGTGCGTTCAGGCGATGGAACAGCTTATCCATGAATTTGCCAGGCGTTCTCTGGGGTTTGAGCTGGTATGCAAGGGGTTAATGTTGGAGATTTTGGCGCATTTACTGCGTTCCCAAATGGCCCGCCGGATCGCCGGGGTTTCGGAGCATGGAGAGCGCATCAAGCGCCTGGCGGAACGTATCGACGCCGCTCCTGCGGAGGACTGGTCGGGCAGACGGATTGCCGCCGAGCTGCAGATGAGCGTGGATCATGCCGCCAAGCTGTTCCGGCAAATCATCGGCGTGCCTCCCGGGGAATTCCTGCGCACCGTCCGGCATCGCGAGGCATGCAGACTGCTTCGGGATACGGACTGGACGATTGAAGAAGTAGGAGCTCAGGTGGGGTATTCCGATATTCATTATTTCAGCCGTTTATTTAACGCAAACGAAGGAATCTCGCCGCGCGCTTACCGCAAGCTTTCACGGATTCTCTAA
- a CDS encoding response regulator transcription factor produces MFKVLIADDHYTVLEYLSAGIPWPNLGLELAAVCSDGGQAWEACQLHRPDILVTDIGMPVMDGLELIEKASALNPRLKAVILSCHEDFHYAQSAVKLNVSDYILKESLRIDQVVSVLDRLTNQLTEEKRLENDRNQLQNVVQQNLSAIRSRFIRKFLEQPVWNEVEWAKEFQNFGILLRGGVPYLPVAAWPERAAELEIRFGGAVNMQFVIDNALQELVRLSESFIFVLNEQQYLFLFPFPHTLKRNLYEDVREELLRVQQQMYQHLRVGISFVRGEVSGDLLQLKKEIQRLFDAKTFRFYAGERIYAKMLPVETTKEDIFLHYSKALQEMKDCIVAGDKARISLAVKEWKKFIESRVYPVEAVKCWVLKMTMELQLKYTVMQNFVTSFNTEMLQRKIASIETLDHLLEWLQAFLEKKSVEIEALREQTVRREIAEAQRYVQIHTGEKIAMEEMAHRLNLNPSHFSRIFKQETGETFVEFVTRTKMERAQELLNQSDLNVAEISEQLGYEHTSYFIKLFRNFAGMSPNEFRKSI; encoded by the coding sequence ATGTTTAAAGTTCTTATCGCTGACGATCATTATACGGTATTGGAATATTTGAGCGCCGGCATCCCCTGGCCGAACCTTGGCCTGGAATTGGCCGCCGTTTGTTCCGATGGCGGCCAAGCCTGGGAGGCTTGCCAACTCCATCGTCCGGACATTCTCGTTACGGATATCGGAATGCCCGTGATGGACGGCCTGGAATTAATCGAAAAAGCGAGCGCGCTCAACCCTCGGCTGAAGGCGGTCATCTTGTCTTGTCACGAAGATTTTCACTACGCGCAGTCGGCCGTAAAGCTGAACGTAAGCGATTATATTTTGAAGGAAAGTCTCCGGATCGATCAGGTCGTTTCCGTACTGGACCGGTTGACGAATCAATTGACCGAGGAAAAACGCTTGGAAAACGACCGGAACCAACTCCAAAACGTAGTTCAGCAGAATTTATCCGCTATACGTTCCCGATTCATCCGCAAGTTTCTTGAACAGCCGGTCTGGAACGAAGTGGAATGGGCAAAAGAATTTCAAAATTTCGGAATCCTTCTCCGGGGCGGCGTTCCTTATCTTCCGGTTGCCGCCTGGCCGGAACGGGCCGCTGAATTGGAAATCCGCTTTGGCGGAGCCGTCAACATGCAGTTCGTCATCGATAACGCCTTGCAGGAGTTAGTCCGGTTGAGCGAGAGCTTTATATTTGTGCTGAACGAACAGCAATACCTGTTTTTGTTCCCCTTTCCCCATACGTTAAAACGAAATCTTTATGAGGACGTGCGGGAAGAACTGCTGCGCGTTCAACAACAGATGTATCAACATCTGCGCGTCGGCATTTCGTTTGTCCGCGGTGAGGTCAGCGGCGATTTGCTCCAATTGAAAAAAGAAATTCAGCGGTTGTTTGACGCCAAAACGTTCCGTTTCTATGCGGGCGAGCGTATCTATGCGAAAATGCTGCCTGTGGAGACAACGAAAGAGGACATCTTCCTGCATTATTCCAAAGCCCTGCAGGAGATGAAAGATTGCATTGTTGCCGGGGACAAGGCCCGGATATCGCTGGCTGTCAAGGAATGGAAAAAATTTATCGAAAGCAGAGTCTATCCCGTCGAAGCCGTTAAATGCTGGGTGCTGAAAATGACCATGGAGCTCCAGCTCAAGTACACCGTCATGCAAAACTTCGTCACCAGCTTCAACACCGAAATGCTGCAGCGGAAAATCGCTTCGATCGAAACGCTGGACCATCTGCTGGAATGGCTTCAGGCATTTCTCGAAAAAAAATCCGTCGAAATAGAGGCGCTGCGGGAACAGACCGTACGCCGGGAAATTGCCGAGGCGCAGCGATACGTTCAGATCCATACGGGAGAGAAAATCGCGATGGAAGAAATGGCGCATCGTCTAAACCTGAACCCGTCTCATTTCAGCCGGATTTTCAAGCAGGAAACCGGGGAAACCTTCGTCGAATTTGTTACCCGTACGAAAATGGAAAGAGCGCAGGAATTGTTGAACCAGTCCGATTTGAACGTTGCGGAAATTTCCGAGCAGCTTGGTTATGAGCATACGAGCTACTTTATCAAGCTTTTCCGGAATTTCGCCGGCATGTCCCCGAACGAGTTCCGGAAGTCGATTTAG
- a CDS encoding LacI family DNA-binding transcriptional regulator — protein sequence MARLKDIAEQVGVSISTVSRVMKNDANHSVSEETRRKIWETAEQMGYHSQRAAKAKKNQPKHGFRVGCVVAMPQNKYNNPYFSIILEGIEKELAASGMRLEFVHSLEKQGDLQQLQTLVKERRLDGLLIVERIEQEAYKWLKANVGIIVGIDLADKEIPVVSYDRSAAAKEAVQYLIAQGHRRIAYIGGAELDDDFRSEKRFLGYQSAMQEAGLPVQEDWVIDVKWDVSLSYELTKQAFEKNNDRPTAIFAASDMMAIAAMRAAAEQGLKIPEDIAFFGVDNIEISEFTSPPLSTIHVPKLEMGMFAVKMLLDYLNNRYTVPVKLIVPYTMMLRRSSGGSSE from the coding sequence ATGGCGAGATTAAAAGATATAGCCGAACAGGTGGGAGTGTCGATCTCAACGGTTTCAAGGGTAATGAAAAATGATGCCAACCACTCGGTGAGTGAGGAAACACGGCGGAAAATCTGGGAAACGGCAGAGCAAATGGGCTATCATTCGCAGCGCGCCGCCAAGGCAAAAAAGAACCAACCCAAACACGGTTTCCGGGTCGGTTGCGTTGTAGCGATGCCCCAGAACAAATATAACAATCCTTATTTTTCGATTATTCTGGAAGGGATCGAGAAAGAACTGGCCGCTTCCGGAATGCGTCTGGAGTTTGTGCACAGTCTGGAAAAGCAAGGCGACCTCCAGCAGCTGCAAACTTTGGTGAAGGAACGCCGCCTTGACGGACTGCTGATTGTGGAACGGATCGAGCAGGAGGCGTACAAGTGGCTGAAAGCGAACGTCGGCATCATCGTGGGGATTGATCTGGCGGACAAGGAGATCCCTGTGGTCAGCTACGACCGGTCGGCCGCGGCGAAAGAAGCCGTGCAATATCTTATTGCCCAAGGCCACCGGCGGATCGCCTATATCGGCGGCGCGGAGCTCGATGACGATTTCCGCAGCGAAAAACGTTTTCTCGGCTACCAAAGCGCGATGCAGGAGGCCGGATTACCCGTCCAGGAAGATTGGGTGATCGATGTAAAATGGGATGTTTCCTTGAGCTATGAGCTGACCAAGCAGGCCTTCGAGAAAAATAACGATCGGCCAACGGCTATTTTTGCCGCCAGCGATATGATGGCGATTGCCGCGATGCGGGCGGCCGCCGAGCAGGGACTGAAAATTCCCGAGGATATCGCTTTTTTTGGTGTGGACAATATCGAAATATCGGAGTTTACCTCGCCCCCTTTATCCACCATCCATGTACCCAAGCTGGAAATGGGCATGTTTGCCGTTAAAATGCTGCTGGATTACCTGAACAACCGGTATACCGTTCCGGTCAAACTGATCGTACCTTACACCATGATGCTTCGCCGGTCCTCGGGCGGCAGCAGCGAATGA
- a CDS encoding carbohydrate ABC transporter permease, giving the protein MKVTRKQAFYETVTGYLFILPMLALTMTLVVIPILLSGVISFSDWNFIAGIGGLKFVGWDNYINLFQDEAFHRSLRNNVVLIAVVPVSMFIAMVLAALINKGTYFKSFFKVIYFMPFISSIVAIALLWRVLFHPNSGPINGFLRSIGIDHPPMWLADPNYALLAVMIIMVWTSLGFNMIIYLAGLQGIPQDLYEAADVDGASPLRQFFSITLPMLSPTTFFLLITGVVGSFKVFDLIMVLTNGGPAGSTSVIVFYLYEAAFVNLESGYASAMGIVLLILILFITLIQWVGQKKWVNY; this is encoded by the coding sequence ATGAAGGTGACTCGAAAGCAAGCGTTTTATGAAACCGTTACCGGATATCTGTTTATTTTACCGATGCTCGCTCTGACAATGACGCTGGTCGTCATTCCGATTCTGCTGTCGGGGGTGATCAGTTTTTCGGACTGGAATTTCATTGCTGGCATCGGCGGACTGAAATTCGTCGGATGGGACAACTATATCAATCTGTTTCAGGACGAAGCGTTTCACCGCTCCTTGCGGAACAACGTGGTGTTGATCGCGGTCGTTCCGGTGTCCATGTTCATCGCAATGGTGCTCGCGGCGCTGATCAACAAAGGAACGTACTTTAAGAGTTTTTTCAAAGTCATTTATTTTATGCCGTTTATTTCCAGTATTGTGGCGATCGCTTTGCTTTGGAGAGTGCTGTTTCATCCAAACAGCGGCCCGATTAACGGTTTTTTGCGGTCGATCGGCATCGATCACCCGCCGATGTGGCTGGCGGATCCGAATTATGCGCTGCTGGCCGTCATGATCATCATGGTCTGGACTTCGCTAGGGTTTAACATGATCATTTATCTGGCCGGACTGCAAGGGATTCCCCAGGATCTCTACGAGGCGGCTGACGTGGACGGTGCTTCGCCGCTCCGCCAATTCTTCAGCATTACGCTGCCTATGCTGTCGCCGACGACCTTTTTCCTGTTGATTACGGGGGTGGTGGGATCTTTCAAGGTGTTTGACCTGATTATGGTGTTGACGAACGGCGGGCCGGCCGGCTCGACCTCTGTCATCGTGTTCTACCTGTATGAAGCGGCTTTCGTGAATCTGGAATCCGGATATGCTTCCGCCATGGGCATCGTTCTTTTAATTCTGATTTTGTTCATCACCCTGATCCAATGGGTCGGACAGAAGAAGTGGGTAAATTATTAG